One segment of Brassica napus cultivar Da-Ae chromosome C3, Da-Ae, whole genome shotgun sequence DNA contains the following:
- the LOC106420592 gene encoding uncharacterized protein LOC106420592 — protein MGMDLRVVPAEEWWERGRDSSLDGECDLGLMVTDFLETGGGGSGGGGDSWCSSDSDSGFPDPSYLSDKIQFLKYSMPQHETEVLSAVRTLMLSIKEKDLHSVKSGTCNASCFRFYLAKLLRLSGYNAAVCSARWHGTGKVPGGDNEYVDIILSDTPLGQDDRLIIDIDFRSHFEIARAVDSYQRIMESLPVVYVGTVARLNQFLQVMVDAAKFSLKQNSMPLPPWRSLNYLQSKWLSPYKRHLGPINQEGPGMFSPGLHRQCAENLKRLQFALHAELEAERFVKKKKKSRERMRIHGAP, from the exons ATGGGGATGGACTTGAGGGTTGTTCCGGCGGAGGAGTGGTGGGAACGAGGGAGGGATTCTAGCCTCGACGGTGAATGTGACCTAGGCCTTATGGTTACGGATTTTCTCGAGACGGGAGGTGGTGGAAGCGGCGGTGGTGGTGATTCGTGGTGTAGCAGCGACAGCGATTCTGGATTCCCGGATCCTTCTTACCTTTCCGATAAAATTCAG TTTCTCAAGTACTCAATGCCTCAGCACGAAACCGAGGTTCTCTCCGCGGTTCGGACCCTGATGCTTTCTATTAAAGAGAAAGATCTCCACTCTGTGAAGTCCGGTACATGTAACGCCAGTTGCTTCAGGTTTTATCTCGCAAAGCTCTTACGCCTTTCCGGATATAACGCTGCTGTTTGTTCAGCAAGATGGCATGGCACTGGCAAAGTTCCTGGTG GAGACAACGAATACGTAGACATCATATTGAGTGATACTCCTCTCGGCCAAGACGACCGTTTGATCATCGACATTGATTTCAGAAGCCACTTTGAAATCGCTAGAGCTGTTGATTCATACCAACGGATAATGGAATCACTACCAGTGGTCTACGTGGGAACGGTTGCGAGACTAAACCAGTTCCTCCAAGTAATGGTCGACGCGGCTAAATTCTCCTTAAAGCAGAACTCAATGCCGTTGCCTCCATGGAGATCGCTGAACTACCTGCAGTCCAAATGGCTTTCCCCGTACAAGCGCCATCTTGGACCGATCAATCAAGAAGGTCCAGGAATGTTCTCACCGGGACTGCACAGACAGTGTGCTGAGAATCTCAAGAGGCTTCAGTTTGCTCTTCATGCCGAACTAGAGGCAGAGAGAttcgtgaagaagaagaagaagagccgCGAGAGGATGAGAATTCACGGGGCTCCTTGA
- the LOC106438081 gene encoding dolichyl-phosphate beta-glucosyltransferase yields the protein MESLLTVAELGLSLLLIVFWGFISVVVFEAWRRRHSNVPVETVTTLEDPTSLKQVPCPHISDPAEKYLSLIVPAFNEEQRLPAALEETMDYLQGRASRDKSFSYEVVIVDDGSVDGTKRVAFDFVKKYTVDNIRFIPLGKNQGKGEAIRTGMMHSRGELLLMLDADGATKITDLEKLENQIHAVAREENSIRDPALKNVAFKIGDVQVSAFGSRAHLEEKALATRKWYRNFLMKGFHLVVLLAAGSGIRDTQCGFKMFTRAAARRLFTNVHLKRWCFDVELVFLCKRFNIPMLEISVNWSEIPGSKVSLLSIPNMLWELALMSAGYRTGMWKIHHA from the exons ATGGAGTCTCTGTTAACAGTTGCGGAACTTGGCCTCTCTCTGTTGCTGATCGTCTTCTGGGGATTCATCTCCGTCGTCGTCTTtgaagcttggagaaggagacaCAGTAACGT TCCTGTGGAGACCGTGACTACACTCGAGGATCCGACATCCTTAAAACAG GTTCCCTGCCCTCATATCTCCGACCCTGCGGAGAAGTATCTATCATTAATTGTTCCAGCTTTTAACGAAGAGCAGAGACTTCCTGCTGCTCTTGAGGAGACAATGGA TTACCTTCAAGGTCGTGCATCACGGGATAAGAGTTTTTCTTATGAG gtggtgattgttgatgatgGAAGCGTGGATGGAACAAAAAGAGTAGCTTTTGATTTCGTCAAAAAGTATACAGTTGACAACATAAGGTTTATACCCCTTGGGAAGAATCAAGGGAAAGGAGAAGCTATAAGAACT GGAATGATGCATTCGCGTGGTGAACTACTTCTCATGTTGGATGCTGATGGTGCAACTAAAATCACAGACCTTGAAAAACTTGAAAATCAG ATTCATGCAGTAGCTAGAGAAGAAAATTCAATCAGAGATCCAGCACTAAAGAATGTGGCTTTTAAAATAGGTGATGTGCAAGTATCAGCATTTGGTTCTCGTGCTCATCTCGAGGAGAAAGCTCTTGCTACA AGGAAGTGGTATCGCAACTTTTTGATGAAAGGTTTCCATCTTGTGGTCTTGTTGGCTGCTGGTTCTGGAATTCGAGATACAcag TGTGGGTTCAAGATGTTTACTAGAGCTGCTGCTAGAAGACTTTTCACAAACGTCCATCTGAAAAG GTGGTGCTTTGATGTTGAGTTGGTATTCTTGTGCAAGCGTTTTAACATTCCAATGCTTGAGATCTCTGTGAACTGGTCTGAAATTCCCGGGTCTAAAGTCAGTCTGCTGAGCATTCCCAACATGCTCTGGGAGCTTGCTTTGATGTCTGCGGGATACAGAACTGGAATGTGGAAGATCCATCACGCATGA
- the LOC106420754 gene encoding 60S ribosomal protein L23a-1 — protein MSPAKVDTTKKADPKAKALKAAKAVKSGQAFKKKDKKIRTKVTFHRPKTLTKARDPKYPRISATPRNKLDHYGILKYPLTTESAMKKIEDNNTLVFIVDIRADKKKIKDAVKKMYDIQTKKVNTLIRPDGTKKAYVRLTPDYDALDVANKIGII, from the exons ATGTCTCCTGCTAAAG TTGATACCACGAAGAAGGCTGACCCGAAAGCCAAGGCCTTGAAGGCTGCAAAGGCAGTGAAGTCTGGCCAAGCTTTCaagaagaaggacaagaagatTAGGACTAAGGTCACCTTCCACAGGCCAAAGACTTTGACCAAGGCCAGAGATCCTAAGTACCCGAGGATCAGTGCTACTCCAAGGAACAAGTTGGACCATTACGGTATCCTCAAGTACCCACTCACCACTGAGTCTGCGATGAAGAAGATTGAGGACAACAACACTCTTGTCTTCATTGTTGACATTCGTGCtgacaagaagaagatcaagGATGCTGTTAAGAAGATGTACGACATCCAGACCAAGAAGGTCAACACCCTCATCAG GCCTGATGGAACGAAGAAGGCTTACGTTAGGCTTACACCCGACTATGATGCTTTAGATGTTGCTAACAAGATCGGCATCATCTAA
- the LOC106420753 gene encoding ABC transporter B family member 6-like, producing the protein MMVSRGLFGWSPPHIQPLTPVSEVSEPPESPSPYLDPSAENGGAGMATQAEEEEEMDEPEEMEPPPAAVPFSQLFACADRFDWVLMVLGSVAAAAHGAALIAYLHYFAKIVQVLAYGTRGAEDQFDRLVELSLTIVYIAGGVFISGWIEVSCWILTGERQTAVIRSKYVQVLLNQDMSFFDTYGNNGDIVSQVLSDVLLIQSALSEKVGNYIHNMATFISGLVIGFVNCWEIALITLATGPFIVAAGGVSNIFLHRLAENIQDAYAEAASIAEQAVSYIRTLYAFTNETLAKYSYATSLQATLRYGILISLVQGLGLGFTYGLAICSCALQLWVGRFFVINGRANGGEIITALFAVILSGLGLNQAATNFYSFDQGRIAAYRLFEMISRSSSGTNQEGTILSAVEGNIEFRNVYFSYLSRPEIPILSGFYLTVPAKKAVALVGRNGSGKSSIIPLMERFYDPTLGEVLLDGENVKNLKLEWLRSQIGLVTQEPALLSLSIRENIAYGRDATLDQIEEAAKKARAHTFISSLEKGYETQVGKAGLTLTEEQKIKLSIARAVLLDPKILLLDEVTGGLDFEAERIVQEALDLLMLGRSTIIIARRLSLIRNADYIAVMEEGQLLEMGTHDELINLGNLYAELLKCEEATKLPRRMPVRNYNDPAVFQSERDSSAGRGFQEHSSPKMAKSPSLQRGHNVFRPQEMCFNSEESHNDHSPAPDKVGENGSSLDVAEKEPTIKRQDSFEMRLPELPKIDIQCPQRQKSNGSDPESPISPLLISDPQNDRSHSQTFSRPLSHSDDTSTNVVVKSPSFWKLAQLSFPEWLYAVLGSIGAAIFGSFNPLLAYVIALVVTAYYNRKGSHLREEVDKWCLIIAGMGLVTVVANFLQHFYFGIMGEKMTERVRRMMFSAMLRNEVGWYDEEENSPDTLSMRLANDATFVRAAFSNRLSILIQDSFAVIVAILIGLLLGWRLALVALATLPILTLSAIAQKLWLAGFSKGIQEMHRKASLVLEDAVRNIYTVVAFCAGNKVMELYRLQLQRILRQSFLHGMAIGLAFGFSQFLLFACNALLLWFTAFSVKRGYMKLSTALTEYMVFSFATFALVEPFGLAPYILKRRRSLASVFEIIDRVPTIEPDDTSALSPPNVYGSIELKNIDFCYPTRPEVLVLSNFSLKVSGGQTLAVVGVSGSGKSTIISLIERYYDPVAGQVLLDGRDLKSYNLRWLRSHMGLIQQEPIIFSTTIRENIIYARHNASEAEMKEAARIANAHHFISSLAHGYDTHIGMRGVELTQGQKQRIAIARVVLKNAPILLIDEASSSIESESSRVVQEALDTLIMGNKTTILIAHRAAMMRHVDNIVVLNGGKIVEQGTHDTLSSKNGLYVRLMQPHYGKGLRQHRLI; encoded by the exons ATGATGGTTTCCAGGGGCTTATTCGGCTGGTCTCCGCCGCACATACAACCGTTAACTCCCGTCTCCGAAGTCTCCGAGCCTCCCGAGTCTCCATCTCCTTACCTCGATCCCAGCGCCGAGAACGGCGGCGCGGGGATGGCGACGCAGgcggaggaagaggaggagatgGATGAGCCAGAGGAGATGGAGCCTCCTCCCGCTGCTGTTCCTTTCTCCCAGCTGTTCGCTTGCGCCGATCGGTTCGATTGGGTGCTTATGGTGCTCGGATCCGTGGCTGCTGCTGCTCATGGAGCTGCGCTGATTGCTTACTTGCATTACTTCGCGAAGATTGTTCAGGTTCTTGCTTACGGTACTCGGGGAGCTGAGGATCAGTTTGATCGCCTTGTTGAG CTTTCGCTGACCATTGTATACATCGCTGGGGGTGTTTTCATATCTGGTTGGATTG AGGTGTCTTGCTGGATACTGACTGGAGAGAGGCAGACTGCTGTGATCAGGTCAAAGTACGTCCAAGTACTACTAAATCAGGATATGAGTTTCTTTGATACATATGGGAATAACGGGGATATAGTAAGCCAAGTGCTGAGTGATGTCCTTCTTATTCAGTCGGCTCTAAGCGAAAAA GTTGGAAATTACATTCATAATATGGCTACATTTATCAGTGGGCTTGTTATCGGTTTTGTTAACTGCTGGGAAATTGCGCTCATTACGTTAGCCACTGGTCCTTTCATTGTTGCTGCAGGAGGTGTATCAAATATATTTCTCCACAGACTTGCGGAGAACATTCAAGATGCTTATGCTGAAGCAGCCAGCATTGCTGAACAG GCGGTCTCTTACATTAGGACGTTGTACGCTTTTACAAATGAAACTCTCGCAAAATACTCTTACGCAACTTCTCTCCAAGCAACTCTGAGATATGGTATATTGATTAGTCTTGTACAAGGACTAGGACTTGGATTTACTTATGGGCTTGCTATATGTTCATGTGCTCTGCAACTTTGGGTTGGTCGGTTCTTTGTTATTAATGGAAGGGCGAATGGTGGAGAAATCATTACAGCCCTTTTTGCTGTTATTTTGAGCGGGCT GGGTTTAAATCAAGCTGCTACAAACTTTTATTCATTTGATCAAGGAAGGATTGCGGCATATAGACTTTTTGAGATGATAAGTCGTTCATCATCTGGGACTAATCAAGAGGGAACTATTTTGTCTGCTGTTGAAGGAAATATCGAGTTTCGGAACGTATATTTCAGCTATTTGTCACGGCCTGAAATTCCAATCTTGAGTGGATTTTACCTCACTGTCCCTGCTAAGAAAGCTGTTGCACTTGTTGGTAGAAACGGTTCTGGAAAAAGCAGCATTATTCCTCTTATGGAACGGTTTTATGATCCTACACTAG gAGAAGTTCTACTTGATGgggaaaatgttaaaaatctaaaattagaGTGGCTCAGAAGCCAAATAGGCCTGGTCACACAAGAGCCTGCTTTACTTAGCTTGAGCATAAGAGAGAATATTGCATATGGCCGAGATGCTACTCTGGATCAGATAGAAGAGGCAGCTAAAAAAGCTCGTGCACATACATTTATTAGCTCACTTGAAAAAGGATATGAAACTCAG GTTGGGAAAGCTGGTTTAACGTTGACGGAGGAGCAGAAAATAAAACTATCGATTGCTAGAGCTGTACTCTTAGATCCAAAAATTCTTCTGCTTGATGAGGTCACTGGAGGACTAGACTTTGAAGCTGAAAGAATTGTCCAAGAAGCTCTTGATCTTCTGATGTTAGGACGGTCTACCATAATAATAGCTCGACGGTTAAGTCTGATAAGAAATGCTGACTATATTGCTGTAATGGAAGAGGGTCAGCTACTTGAAATGGGTACACATGATGAACTAATCAACCTTGGTAATTTGTATGCCGAGCTTCTGAAGTGTGAAGAAGCGACAAAGCTACCCAGACG GATGCCAGTTAGGAACTACAACGACCCTGCTGTTTTCCAATCTGAGAGGGATTCTTCAGCTGGTCGTGGCTTTCAAGAACATTCATCGCCCAAAATGGCCAAGTCTCCATCTCTTCAGAGAGGTCACAATGTTTTTCGCCCCCAGGAAATGTGCTTTAATAGTGAAGAGTCACACAATGATCATAGCCCTGCTCCAGATAAAGTGGGAGAAAATGGCTCGTCTTTGGATGTAGCTGAAAAGGAACCAACTATTAAAAGACAAGATAGCTTCGAGATGCGGTTGCCAGAACTACCAAAAATTGACATTCAGTGTCCACAACGTCAGAAATCAAATGGTTCAGATCCGGAGTCCCCTATATCACCCCTTTTGATATCGGATCCCCAAAATGATCGCTCCCATTCACAGACATTTAGCCGCCCTCTTAGCCATTCTGATGACACTTCAACAAATGTTGTGGTGAAGTCACCTTCATTTTGGAAGTTGGCGCAGCTTAGTTTTCCAGAGTGGCTATATGCTGTATTAGGGAGTATTGGTGCTGCCATATTTGGTTCTTTCAATCCTCTTTTAGCTTACGTTATTGCGTTGGTAGTGACGGCATACTATAACCGCAAGGGAAGCCACCTGCGTGAGGAGGTTGACAAGTGGTGTTTAATCATTGCGGGCATGGGATTAGTGACAGTTGTTGCCAATTTCTTGCAGCATTTCTACTTTGGTATTATGGGAGAGAAAATGACGGAGAGAGTGCGGAGGATGATGTTCTCAG CGATGCTGCGTAATGAAGTTGGATGgtatgatgaagaagaaaacagtCCAGATACGTTATCCATGCGCCTAGCAAATGATGCCACTTTTGTCCGAGCCGCCTTCAGCAACAGGCTTTCGATACTTATTCAGGATAGTTTTGCTGTTATCGTTGCCATTCTTATTGGGTTGCTGCTCGGTTGGCGTTTGGCCCTTGTTGCATTGGCAACTTTGCCGATACTAACTCTCTCCGCCATTGCTCAG AAACTTTGGCTTGCTGGATTCTCAAAGGGCATCCAGGAGATGCATAGAAAGGCGTCTTTAGTACTCGAGGATGCTGTCAGAAACATATATACTGTTGTTGCTTTCTGTGCCGGTAACAAGGTGATGGAACTCTACAGACTGCAACTTCAACGGATACTCAGACAGAGCTTTCTCCATGGGATGGCTATTGGCTTAGCGTTTGGCTTCTCCCAGTTTCTCCTCTTCGCCTGCAATGCTCTCCTACTCTGGTTCACCGCATTTTCAGTAAAGCGTGGATATATGAAATTGTCAACCGCTCTAACCGAGTACATGGTTTTCTCCTTTGCTACATTTGCCCTTGTCGAGCCATTCGGATTAGCACCTTACATTCTTAAGCGCCGTAGATCTCTCGCTTCAGTATTTGAAATCATAGATCGAGTGCCTACAATTGAACCTGATGATACCTCCGCTCTTAGTCCGCCTAACGTCTATGGAAGCATTGAACTGAAAAACATCGACTTCTGCTACCCAACTCGCCCCGAAGTGTTGGTACTAAGCAACTTCAGTCTCAAAGTCAGCGGGGGACAAACATTAGCTGTGGTTGGTGTTTCTGGTTCTGGAAAGAGCACAATAATATCGTTGATCGAGAGATACTACGATCCAGTCGCTGGTCAGGTCTTATTAGACGGTCGAGACTTGAAGTCATATAACTTGAGATGGCTAAGAAGCCACATGGGTCTGATTCAACAGGAGCCAATAATCTTTTCCACGACGATCAGAGAAAACATCATATACGCAAGGCATAACGCTAGTGAAGCTGAGATGAAGGAAGCAGCGAGAATTGCAAACGCCCACCATTTCATCAGCAGCTTAGCCCACGGCTACGACACACATATCGGGATGAGAGGTGTTGAACTTACACAAGGACAGAAACAGAGAATCGCCATAGCTCGTGTAGTACTGAAGAACGCTCCAATACTGTTGATTGATGAAGCGAGTTCGTCTATCGAATCAGAGTCGAGCCGTGTTGTGCAGGAAGCTCTTGATACGTTGATAATGGGGAACAAAACGACGATTCTGATAGCGCATAGAGCAGCGATGATGAGACATGTGGACAACATCGTGGTTCTCAATGGAGGCAAAATAGTTGAACAAGGCACGCATGATACCTTATCGAGTAAGAACGGATTGTATGTGCGTTTAATGCAACCACATTATGGCAAGGGTCTACGCCAACATCGACTGATCTAG
- the LOC106420679 gene encoding F-box/kelch-repeat protein At2g43270-like — protein MQFVAAALLLNINPEVVVKDDDEEVEMVYLDCDFPKGQEEDSGFSRRPSLSCDGLVCMPVPGWINVLNPSTEDNQRPRRRRGFEVFPGYWRMGFGRDIVNGSYKVVRMCLEPNYSYCEILDINIGVWRRLKSKPLFYVGERLKSAFVNGSIYWLEVDCYDKTQKILALDLHTEEFRSVKTPPRFCKSGQIANLEDRLVVAAKDIGEPGFRVLHMENGCTR, from the exons ATGCAATTCGTGGCCGCCGCTTTGCTCTTAAACATTAATCCAGAGGTGGTTGTGAAGGACGACGACGAAGAGGTCGAGATGGTCTATCTAGACTGTGATTTCCCCAAAGGGCAGGAGGAGGACAGTGGTTTCTCCAGACGACCGTCGCTGTCCTGTGACGGTCTGGTTTGCATGCCCGTGCCAGGCTGGATCAACGTTTTGAATCCTTCCACCGAAGATAACCAACGTCCTCGACGAC GAAGGGGTTTTGAAGTGTTTCCTGGATACTGGAGGATGGGATTCGGTAGGGACATAGTTAACGGGAGCTATAAGGTAGTGAGGATGTGCTTGGAGCCTAACTATAGTTACTGCGAGATTCTTGATATTAACATTGGGGTATGGAGGAGACTGAAGAGTAAGCCTCTTTTCTATGTGGGAGAGAGATTGAAGTCGGCGTTTGTGAATGGATCCATCTACTGGTTAGAAGTAGATTGTTATGACAAGACTCAGAAGATACTTGCGTTGGATCTGCACACTGAAGAGTTTCGTAGCGTAAAGACACCGCCTCGGTTCTGCAAGTCAGGGCAGATAGCTAACCTCGAAGACCGTCTAGTCGTAGCCGCAAAGGATATTGGGGAGcctggttttagggttttgcaTATGGAGAATGGATGCACGAGATGA
- the LOC106420615 gene encoding pentatricopeptide repeat-containing protein At2g39620, which translates to MPVTSTALLLMLRECRTLRCILQVHGKLTVSGLKPHNQLINAYSLFQRPNLSRIIFDSVQDPGVVLCNSMIRGYTRAGLHREALELFRYMSEEKSIVPDKYSFTFALKACTGALDLERGLGIHELVSEMGFESDVYIGTALVEVYCKGGDLVRAREVFDEMPERDVVTWNIMVSGFVQNGCFGEALRLFRDMCLSCVEIDHVSLYNLIPAVSKIGSTDVCRCLHGFVVKKGFASGFSSGLIDMYCKCADLDAAECVFEDVWSKDDSSWGAMMAAYAHNGCFTKVLELFDIMRCYDVRMNKVAVVSALQAAGYVGDLEKGIAIHEYVVQQGMMGDVSVATSLVSMYSKCGELEIAEQLFTNITDRDVVTWSAMIASFELAGHHDDALSLFRDMMKTDVKPNTVALTSVLPACAGIGIAASRLGKSIHCYAIRTDIESELAAATAIISMYAKSGLFSPALKAFERLPTKDAVAFNALAQGYTQIGDACKAFDLYNKMKLHGVRPDSGTMVGLLQTCALCSDYDRGSCVYGQTIKHGFDSECQVAHALIDMFTKCHALAAAKSLFDKCGFEKSTVSWNLIMNGYLINGQAEEAIAAFRQMKNENFQPNIVTFVNILHAAAQLAVLRDAMSVHARLIRFGYCSHTAIGNGLVDMYAKCGMIESSERCFVEIRNKDMVSWNTMLSAYAVNGLASCAVSLFLFMQENQLRLDSVPFLSVLSACRHAGLVEEGKRVFKDMEERHEIEVGVDHYACMVDLLGKAGLFGEAVEIVRRMRVKASVGVWGALLSCSRMHCNLWLSNAALCQLVKLEPLNPSHYGQELRLGDGNDGSRIKKIPACSWIQV; encoded by the coding sequence ATGCCAGTTACCAGCACGGCGCTCCTCCTTATGCTCCGGGAATGTAGAACCCTCAGATGTATTCTCCAAGTCCACGGCAAATTAACTGTCTCAGGCCTCAAACCCCATAACCAGCTAATAAACGCTTACTCTCTCTTCCAAAGACCAAACCTTTCTCGCATCATCTTCGATTCAGTTCAAGACCCAGGCGTCGTTTTGTGTAACTCGATGATCAGAGGGTACACGAGAGCCGGTTTGCACAGAGAAGCTCTCGAGTTGTTCCGCTACATGTCAGAAGAGAAAAGTATTGTTCCTGACAAGTACAGTTTCACTTTCGCTTTGAAGGCTTGCACCGGAGCTTTGGACTTGGAGAGAGGTTTAGGGATACATGAGTTGGTTTCTGAGATGGGTTTTGAGTCTGATGTTTATATAGGGACTGCTCTTGTTGAAGTGTACTGTAAAGGCGGAGACTTGGTTAGAGCACGagaggtgttcgatgaaatgccggAGAGAGATGTGGTTACTTGGAACATTATGGTTTCCGGGTTTGTTCAGAATGGGTGTTTTGGTGAAGCTTTGCGGTTGTTTCGTGATATGTGTTTGAGTTGTGTTGAGATTGATCATGTGAGTTTGTACAATCTGATCCCTGCGGTTTCGAAGATAGGGAGTACGGATGTGTGTAGATGTCTGCACGGATTTGTGGTTAAGAAAGGTTTTGCATCTGGTTTCTCTAGTGGCTTGATTGACATGTACTGCAAATGCGCGGATTTAGATGCTGCTGAGTGTGTTTTTGAAGACGTGTGGAGCAAGGATGACTCTTCTTGGGGTGCAATGATGGCAGCTTATGCGCATAATGGGTGCTTCACTAAGGTATTGGAGTTGTTTGACATCATGAGATGCTATGATGTTAGAATGAATAAGGTAGCTGTAGTTAGCGCTCTTCAAGCTGCTGGATATGTAGGGGACTTAGAGAAGGGGATTGCAATTCATGAATACGTAGTACAACAAGGGATGATGGGTGACGTCTCGGTTGCAACTTCTCTTGTGAGTATGTATTCCAAATGTGGTGAGTTGGAGATAGCGGAACAACTCTTCACAAATATTACAGATAGAGATGTCGTTACTTGGTCTGCAATGATTGCTTCGTTTGAGCTAGCAGGTCATCACGATGATGCTCTCTCTTTGTTTagggatatgatgaaaacagaTGTCAAGCCTAATACTGTAGCTTTGACAAGCGTGCTTCCGGCTTGTGCAGGGATAGGTATAGCCGCCTCTAGATTAGGTAAAAGCATACACTGCTATGCTATAAGAACTGATATTGAGTCGGAGTTAGCAGCAGCCACAGCTATCATCTCAATGTATGCCAAAAGCGGTCTTTTTTCACCTGCGCTAAAAGCTTTTGAAAGACTGCCAACTAAAGATGCTGTAGCTTTCAACGCTCTAGCGCAAGGGTATACCCAGATTGGTGATGCCTGTAAAGCATTTGATTTGTACAATAAGATGAAGTTACATGGAGTACGCCCAGACTCAGGAACTATGGTGGGTTTGCTTCAAACGTGTGCACTCTGTAGCGACTATGATCGAGGTTCGTGTGTCTACGGACAAACTATAAAGCATGGGTTCGATTCAGAATGTCAGGTGGCACATGCTCTGATCGACATGTTCACCAAATGTCACGCCCTTGCTGCAGCAAAATCCTTGTTTGACAAGTGTGGATTCGAGAAAAGTACTGTATCTTGGAATCTAATAATGAATGGGTACTTAATCAATGGCCAGGCTGAAGAAGCTATTGCCGCTTTTCGTCAGATGAAGAATGAGAACTTTCAGCCGAATATAGTCACATTTGTTAACATCTTACACGCAGCAGCACAATTAGCAGTCTTGAGAGATGCAATGTCTGTTCACGCCAGGCTCATCAGGTTTGGATATTGCTCCCACACGGCCATAGGAAACGGCTTAGTTGATATGTATGCGAAATGTGGAATGATTGAATCTTCCGAGAGATGCTTTGTTGAGATAAGAAACAAAGATATGGTGTCATGGAACACTATGCTATCCGCTTACGCAGTCAATGGTTTAGCTAGCTGTGCTGTCTCACTCTTCTTGTTTATGCAAGAGAACCAACTCAGACTAGACTCTGTTCCTTTCCTCAGTGTTCTCTCAGCTTGTAGACACGCGGGGTTAGTTGAAGAAGGAAAACGAGTGTTCAAGGACATGGAAGAGAGACACGAGATCGAAGTGGGGGTTGATCATTACGCGTGTATGGTTGATCTTTTGGGGAAGGCTGGTTTGTTTGGTGAAGCGGTGGAAATAGTGAGGAGAATGAGAGTGAAAGCAAGTGTGGGAGTGTGGGGAGCTTTATTGAGTTGTTCAAGAATGCATTGTAATTTGTGGTTAAGTAATGCTGCTTTGTGTCAGCTTGTTAAGCTTGAACCACTTAATCCTTCTCATTATGGTCAAGAATTGAGGTTAGGAGATGGTAATGATGgatcaagaatcaagaagattcctGCTTGTAGTTGGATCCAAGTTTAA